The nucleotide sequence TACAGTTTTAATTAAATAGTTCCCTTTATCATCTTTTTGATAAAAGCTCATATCTGTTGGTTTAGCTGATTCAAATGCAACTTTCTTTTCTTTCGCCGCAAGTCCACTTTGCAAGCCTGCCTGCACAGTTGCAACAAGATTAGTCTCAGTACCATTTAATACTGTCTCAGTAATATCACAAAATACCTTAAATTTATTTCTTCCGAATGTTACCACATCACCATCTGCCTCTAATTCTTTAGCAGTTTGGCTATCATCAGGCAAAAATCCATCATCAGATAGAGTAAATGATAGTTTAGGGATTTCTAGATTAGTTATTTGCGTAAAAGTGGAATTCCCTCTCAATGGGTTTGTTGCCATAGGCTCAGTTAAAAGCTCAGTACTTATTGTTATAGGTAATAATTTATCACCATTTTGAAGAGTACTGTCGGCGCCTAATACAGCTTTTATATTATTCATACTAAGAGCATTTCTAACATCATCTGGTATAGAATTTTTAGTCATTACTGCCTTTATAAATGAAGCCTTTGCCTTGATTGTTTTGGTTTTTTCATCATCTACTCCATCAAGTATGTTACTATTAGCTTGTTGCTTAGCTGCTAACGCTTCCTTTTGCTCAGCTTCCATACTGTCATGTTGTGCTTTTAATAAATCGAATCTAGTTTTTAAATCAGCCTTGGTTTGAGTTAACTGATTTAATTCATCAGTTGTCACTTTAGGATCTATAGCTTTATCAGCTATTTCATTTTCAACTTTTTCAAGTTGTGCTCCTATAGTTACTAAGTCCTGTTTCATTTCAAATAAAGTTTTCTTTGCCATTTTATATTCCTCCTAATATTGTTCTTGTATATTCAGCACTTTTACGTGCTTTTTCAGCTATTTTTTTTCTTTCTTCCATGTCTACATCTTGTAAAATTGCCATTGGATTTGTTTCATTT is from Clostridium acetobutylicum ATCC 824 and encodes:
- a CDS encoding phage major capsid protein, with product MAKKTLFEMKQDLVTIGAQLEKVENEIADKAIDPKVTTDELNQLTQTKADLKTRFDLLKAQHDSMEAEQKEALAAKQQANSNILDGVDDEKTKTIKAKASFIKAVMTKNSIPDDVRNALSMNNIKAVLGADSTLQNGDKLLPITISTELLTEPMATNPLRGNSTFTQITNLEIPKLSFTLSDDGFLPDDSQTAKELEADGDVVTFGRNKFKVFCDITETVLNGTETNLVATVQAGLQSGLAAKEKKVAFESAKPTDMSFYQKDDKGNYLIKTVSGNTLFNAIIAALADLEDGYSENAKVVMKKSDYFNMLKELANNNTSLFLAPPEQILGAPVIFCDLATIPVVGDLRYSHYNYDLKMLYDQDKNVKTGIESFVLTAWIDHKIKLKSAFRLAVVTP